One window of the Cyanobacterium stanieri LEGE 03274 genome contains the following:
- a CDS encoding TldD/PmbA family protein codes for MKDYRNLLSDLIAKYQKRVDFLSIRLENSEGTNIALRNGAVETLSEGISLGGQVRACYKGGWGFATFNDLSQLKERVEEAIAFARIIGDDETTLAPVEAVEVSCRLPLTGTNPRLIPLGDKKTLCDHYYQILKNYHPAINSASVTYYDAQQEIILATSEGSMIQQSWIDSEMRFSAIAQKTNQVQTGRETTGTRKAYEDLTNLDTQVESASKRAVNALSLPPVKGGKYPVVIDPILTGLFVHEAFGHLSEADMAYENPDLLEVMTMGRKFGGEFLQIFDGALPEGHRGSYYYDDEGTKATTTQLIKDGVLVGRLHSRETAGKLGEKPTGNARCLNYHYPPIVRMTNTWIGRGETPVKDLFSNISEGVYASNWLGGMTNGEMFTFSAGEAWMIRDGEIAEAVKNVTLSGNVFKTLAQISAIGDDFYWDESGGCGKGGQSGLAVGCAGPSLRIENVVIGGENSY; via the coding sequence ATGAAAGATTATCGTAACCTGTTATCAGATTTAATTGCCAAGTATCAAAAACGAGTGGATTTTTTGAGTATTCGCCTAGAAAACTCTGAGGGTACAAATATCGCTCTGCGTAATGGGGCGGTGGAAACCCTGAGCGAAGGTATCTCATTGGGAGGGCAGGTAAGGGCTTGTTATAAAGGGGGTTGGGGTTTTGCCACTTTTAATGATTTGTCACAACTAAAAGAAAGGGTAGAGGAGGCGATCGCCTTTGCCCGTATCATAGGAGATGATGAAACTACCCTTGCCCCTGTGGAAGCAGTGGAAGTTAGTTGTCGCTTACCCCTCACAGGCACTAATCCCCGTTTAATTCCCCTCGGCGATAAAAAAACCTTGTGTGATCATTATTATCAAATTCTCAAAAACTATCACCCTGCCATCAATTCCGCTTCCGTCACCTATTATGATGCTCAACAGGAAATAATCCTTGCAACCTCTGAAGGCAGTATGATTCAACAATCTTGGATTGATAGTGAAATGCGTTTTAGTGCGATCGCCCAAAAAACAAACCAAGTACAAACAGGCAGGGAAACCACAGGCACAAGAAAAGCCTATGAAGATTTAACCAACCTTGATACCCAGGTGGAAAGTGCCTCTAAACGTGCCGTCAATGCCCTCAGTTTGCCCCCTGTTAAGGGCGGAAAATACCCCGTGGTCATCGACCCCATTTTAACAGGATTGTTTGTCCATGAGGCTTTTGGACATCTTTCCGAGGCTGATATGGCCTACGAAAATCCCGATTTATTGGAAGTAATGACCATGGGGCGCAAATTTGGCGGAGAATTTTTACAAATTTTTGATGGGGCGCTGCCAGAGGGACATCGGGGCAGTTATTATTATGATGATGAAGGTACAAAGGCGACTACTACCCAGTTAATCAAGGATGGGGTTTTGGTGGGGCGTTTACACTCTCGAGAAACCGCAGGAAAGTTGGGGGAAAAACCCACGGGTAACGCGCGCTGTCTTAACTATCACTATCCCCCCATTGTGCGCATGACTAACACTTGGATTGGTAGGGGTGAAACCCCTGTTAAGGATTTATTTAGTAATATTTCTGAGGGGGTATATGCTTCTAATTGGTTGGGGGGAATGACAAACGGCGAGATGTTTACTTTTAGTGCGGGAGAGGCTTGGATGATTCGAGATGGGGAAATTGCCGAGGCTGTGAAAAATGTTACTCTTTCTGGTAATGTCTTTAAAACTTTAGCGCAAATAAGTGCGATTGGTGATGACTTTTATTGGGATGAGTCGGGGGGTTGTGGTAAAGGAGGGCAATCTGGTTTGGCGGTAGGGTGCGCTGGGCCTAGTTTACGCATTGAAAATGTCGTTATTGGGGGAGAAAACAGCTACTAA
- a CDS encoding cation diffusion facilitator family transporter, with the protein MVKDIRQKVREVLIITLILNMTVVVIKGVIGIITGSLSLQADALHSVTDGVNNILGLVTNQLSSPIPDRDHPYGHQKFEALGALGIAVFLGIACFEILQSAIARIFSATEAITIDTIQLWLLLLVLGINIFVAFYERGVGRKLGSQILIADASHTMGDVWVTITVLAGLIAIWASNQGYIIALQTIDIWLAFPVAFLVFKSGWDVLQNNIPWLVDQMAIAPEAIYHTVMEVEGVINCHDIASRGLLGRQVFIEMHLVVKPKDVETAHLITEEVEKKLEQKFYPARILIHVEPSSYESDHITFEDNR; encoded by the coding sequence ATGGTAAAAGACATCAGACAAAAAGTTCGTGAAGTGTTGATAATTACCCTCATTTTAAATATGACGGTGGTAGTTATTAAAGGGGTAATTGGCATTATCACAGGTTCGTTAAGTTTACAAGCTGATGCGCTTCACAGTGTCACTGATGGGGTAAATAATATTTTGGGTTTGGTGACAAATCAGCTTTCTTCCCCTATTCCAGATCGAGATCATCCCTATGGACATCAAAAGTTTGAAGCCCTTGGAGCGTTGGGGATTGCGGTGTTTTTAGGTATTGCTTGTTTTGAAATTTTACAAAGTGCGATCGCCCGTATTTTTTCAGCCACCGAAGCCATAACCATTGATACTATTCAGTTATGGTTATTATTACTCGTTCTAGGTATTAATATTTTTGTGGCATTTTATGAACGGGGGGTAGGCAGAAAATTGGGCAGTCAAATCCTCATCGCTGATGCCAGTCATACCATGGGAGATGTATGGGTGACTATCACCGTTTTAGCTGGTTTAATCGCTATTTGGGCATCCAATCAAGGTTATATCATCGCCCTACAAACCATTGATATATGGTTGGCTTTTCCTGTGGCTTTTCTCGTTTTTAAAAGTGGTTGGGATGTGTTACAAAACAATATACCATGGTTAGTGGATCAAATGGCGATCGCCCCTGAAGCAATTTATCACACCGTCATGGAAGTAGAAGGAGTCATCAACTGTCACGACATCGCCTCTCGGGGTTTATTGGGCAGACAAGTATTTATTGAAATGCACCTGGTTGTTAAACCCAAAGACGTAGAAACAGCGCACCTAATCACCGAAGAAGTAGAAAAAAAATTAGAACAAAAATTCTATCCTGCCCGTATTCTTATTCATGTTGAACCTTCATCCTACGAATCTGATCATATCACCTTTGAGGATAATCGATAA
- a CDS encoding PAS domain S-box protein, with protein MNYPTVENVSITNNWAIIDHQPVTVSPEATFLEILKKFEQGCDCLIVVDCHIPLGVITTEIIIKIITTGVNIYSLRAKSFCQSFPCQQEAKLTDIFTIAQGLFKKKYDIYGCLNHQDQLSGIITAKSLIRYLLTDTLYQRISLKSIFKPNLILISKENSILDIAEKYIDAHGKSGFIVNDDGQLKIISPHNIVKSLMDTNWHNERVNKLNLANVPSFCLEQKIPTIVNVLQHKWGVLIHHKNIIPEQQTSKSFCELGLSDISDNFIEELSLINADNLIEVLNPIWQQNYLKQQQQELDNLRTAVRLEQKQVEQEKLLSSLSYRIRQSLNLDDILDNTVNEVRYFLGCDRVIVYQLYPDGDGVIIAESAGENVMSILGRVVQDHCFAKDFIKPYLNGRIQATDNVFTANLSPCHLDLLLRIQVQANLVVPIIFHDNLWGLLAAQNSFHPRHWQNDELDLLQKLAAQVAIAIQQSEYAQKALQVAEYQTAIAHLGNTALTTNSLETLEKTTVQIIAKTLKIEYCNLLEIQHNQAAFVLKAGVGWQDMWLGVARVGSSPRWMPGYTMTIKQPVITEDLLVETRFSPPPFLHNTNIVSGAMVNVGSDDNYFGIIGVYSQHQRKFSPEEINFLQTVANVLATATLRTKSQRQLDYFFNLSLDMFCIAGVDGSFKRVNSSFSTTLGYGEEEMINKNMLCFVHPDDVEITAEELERLARGFPSQNFENRWRTKEGLYRWLAWKSLPYEEGTFYAVARDITLAKQAEEQLRSLNEELETRVKDRTEELEQTTTQLRTFVQTAGTVLVVLNQSYRIMEWNEEAEKIFGWTRDSVLGEDYFLLFVAPSDRDSLREKLDITLVEGKVQRNLESKVMVADGTERTLLWNVNRFTDGKGEGIGVIACGQDIEEVRLAQLRLKLSEERFRSIFNQAAVGIVQVSLPGKLVLVNDKFTQLVGYNRHELSEMDFHALIHPDDVSDTLTDLSELLASNRATFEREIRIKRPTDDYLWIYLTMSVVWVSVEPSYFIAVINDISDRKQAEESLQKSESRLNSVLSSLQDVVWSMSLPDMNLRYINPACEILYGHSPASILANRGLLLDMVAPEYRQVVEDTWQDILEGYKLGILQNETNRNWELEYKIILSTGKERWIRERSHIVYDRYGRAVSIDGISTDVTQRHEAEEKLFKSLQEKEVLLKEIHHRVKNNLYVISGLLNLQSSYVEDEQVRNLFHDSQNRIQTMAVIHEQLYQSDDLSEINLADYINRLVSNLFLSYNNSREGIKPVTNLAECYLNIETAIPAGLLINELVTNAFKHAFPHGKGEVTINLSLKNKQHIMLEVKDNGKGFPDDL; from the coding sequence ATGAATTATCCCACGGTAGAAAATGTATCAATAACTAATAATTGGGCAATCATTGATCATCAACCCGTAACTGTTTCTCCAGAAGCTACTTTTTTGGAAATATTAAAAAAGTTTGAGCAAGGATGTGACTGTTTAATCGTTGTTGATTGTCACATTCCCTTAGGAGTGATTACCACAGAAATAATCATTAAAATTATTACTACAGGGGTTAATATATATTCTCTGAGGGCAAAAAGTTTTTGTCAAAGTTTCCCTTGTCAGCAAGAAGCAAAATTAACCGATATTTTTACCATTGCCCAAGGATTATTTAAAAAAAAATATGATATTTATGGTTGTTTAAATCATCAAGATCAATTAAGTGGTATTATTACAGCAAAAAGTTTAATTCGTTATTTATTAACCGATACTTTATATCAAAGAATATCCCTCAAAAGCATTTTTAAACCAAACTTAATTTTAATCAGTAAAGAAAATAGTATTTTAGATATTGCTGAAAAATATATCGATGCCCATGGAAAATCTGGATTTATTGTTAATGATGATGGGCAATTAAAAATAATATCCCCCCATAATATTGTTAAGTCTTTAATGGATACTAATTGGCATAATGAGCGAGTAAACAAATTAAATCTAGCTAATGTTCCATCTTTTTGTTTAGAACAAAAAATACCCACAATAGTTAATGTTTTACAACATAAATGGGGGGTATTAATACACCATAAAAATATAATCCCTGAACAACAAACATCTAAATCTTTTTGTGAGTTGGGATTAAGTGATATTTCTGATAATTTTATCGAAGAATTGAGCCTCATTAATGCCGATAACTTAATAGAAGTGCTTAATCCTATTTGGCAACAAAACTATTTAAAACAACAACAACAAGAGTTAGATAATCTTAGAACTGCGGTACGATTAGAACAAAAGCAAGTTGAACAAGAAAAATTATTATCTAGTCTTAGTTATCGTATTCGACAATCTTTAAACTTAGATGATATTTTAGATAATACCGTTAACGAGGTTCGTTATTTTTTAGGGTGCGATCGTGTTATTGTTTATCAGCTATACCCCGACGGAGATGGGGTGATTATCGCTGAATCGGCAGGGGAAAACGTGATGTCGATTTTAGGGCGAGTTGTGCAAGATCATTGTTTTGCTAAAGATTTTATCAAACCCTATTTAAATGGTAGAATTCAAGCAACAGATAATGTCTTTACTGCTAACTTATCTCCCTGCCATCTTGATTTACTATTACGTATTCAAGTACAAGCTAATTTAGTTGTACCTATCATTTTCCATGATAATCTATGGGGTTTGTTGGCCGCTCAAAACTCCTTCCATCCCCGCCATTGGCAAAATGACGAACTAGACTTATTACAAAAATTAGCGGCTCAAGTGGCGATCGCCATTCAACAATCAGAATACGCCCAAAAAGCCCTCCAAGTAGCAGAATATCAAACTGCCATAGCCCATCTAGGCAACACAGCCCTTACCACTAATAGCCTAGAAACCCTAGAAAAAACCACCGTCCAAATTATCGCCAAAACCCTCAAAATCGAATATTGTAACTTGCTTGAAATACAACATAATCAAGCCGCCTTTGTCCTCAAAGCAGGGGTAGGATGGCAGGATATGTGGCTAGGAGTGGCTAGGGTGGGTTCTTCTCCCCGTTGGATGCCGGGGTACACCATGACCATTAAACAGCCTGTCATCACCGAAGATTTGCTAGTAGAAACAAGATTTAGCCCCCCTCCTTTCTTGCACAACACCAATATTGTCAGCGGTGCTATGGTGAATGTTGGTAGCGATGATAATTACTTTGGTATCATTGGCGTTTATAGTCAACATCAAAGAAAATTTAGCCCCGAAGAAATCAACTTTTTACAAACCGTCGCCAACGTATTAGCCACCGCCACCCTACGCACCAAATCTCAACGACAACTAGATTATTTCTTCAATTTATCCCTTGATATGTTTTGTATAGCAGGGGTTGACGGCTCATTTAAACGGGTAAACTCAAGTTTTTCCACTACCCTTGGTTACGGTGAGGAGGAGATGATAAATAAAAATATGCTTTGTTTTGTGCATCCCGATGATGTGGAAATCACCGCCGAAGAATTAGAAAGACTGGCTAGGGGTTTTCCTTCCCAAAATTTCGAGAATCGTTGGCGCACCAAAGAAGGTTTGTATCGTTGGTTGGCATGGAAAAGTTTACCCTATGAGGAGGGAACTTTTTACGCCGTAGCCCGGGATATTACTTTGGCAAAACAAGCGGAGGAACAATTACGCAGTTTAAATGAAGAATTGGAAACGAGGGTAAAAGACCGTACCGAAGAATTAGAGCAAACCACTACCCAGTTACGTACCTTTGTACAAACCGCAGGAACAGTGTTGGTGGTACTCAATCAAAGTTATCGTATCATGGAATGGAACGAGGAGGCGGAAAAAATATTTGGTTGGACGAGGGATTCTGTATTAGGGGAAGACTACTTTTTATTGTTTGTTGCCCCTAGTGATAGGGATAGTTTGAGGGAAAAATTAGATATTACTTTGGTGGAAGGAAAGGTACAAAGAAATTTAGAAAGTAAAGTAATGGTGGCTGATGGCACTGAAAGGACTTTATTATGGAATGTTAATCGTTTTACTGATGGTAAGGGGGAGGGTATCGGTGTTATTGCCTGTGGGCAAGATATAGAAGAAGTGAGATTAGCACAACTCAGGTTGAAGTTGAGTGAGGAAAGATTTCGTAGTATTTTTAATCAAGCGGCGGTGGGCATTGTACAAGTTAGCCTCCCTGGTAAGTTAGTGTTGGTGAATGATAAGTTTACTCAGTTGGTGGGCTACAATCGTCATGAGTTATCGGAAATGGATTTCCATGCCCTCATTCACCCCGATGATGTGTCTGATACGTTAACGGATTTGTCGGAATTGTTGGCGAGTAATCGGGCTACTTTTGAGCGGGAAATTAGGATAAAACGCCCTACGGATGATTATCTTTGGATATATCTGACTATGTCCGTTGTATGGGTATCCGTTGAACCATCTTACTTCATCGCTGTAATTAATGATATAAGCGATCGCAAACAGGCCGAAGAATCTTTACAAAAAAGCGAATCTCGTTTAAATAGTGTTCTTAGTTCATTACAGGATGTAGTATGGTCAATGTCTTTACCTGATATGAATTTACGCTACATTAACCCCGCCTGTGAGATTTTATACGGTCATTCCCCCGCTTCTATTTTAGCTAATCGAGGACTATTATTAGATATGGTTGCCCCAGAATATCGTCAAGTGGTAGAGGATACATGGCAGGATATTTTGGAGGGTTATAAACTAGGAATTTTACAAAATGAAACTAATCGGAATTGGGAATTAGAATATAAAATTATTTTATCCACAGGTAAAGAAAGATGGATTAGGGAGCGATCGCACATAGTCTATGATAGATATGGTAGGGCGGTAAGCATTGACGGAATTTCCACCGACGTAACCCAACGCCACGAAGCCGAAGAAAAACTATTTAAATCCCTCCAAGAAAAAGAAGTATTACTCAAAGAAATCCATCATCGAGTCAAAAATAACCTCTACGTTATCTCAGGATTACTCAACCTGCAATCAAGCTATGTAGAAGATGAACAAGTGCGCAACCTTTTCCATGATAGCCAAAACCGTATCCAAACCATGGCAGTTATCCATGAACAATTATACCAATCCGATGACCTCTCCGAAATAAATCTTGCCGACTACATCAACCGCCTAGTATCTAATCTATTTCTTTCCTACAACAATAGCCGAGAAGGCATCAAACCCGTAACCAACCTCGCTGAATGTTATCTCAACATTGAAACTGCCATCCCCGCAGGTTTACTCATTAATGAATTAGTTACCAATGCTTTTAAACACGCCTTTCCCCACGGTAAAGGAGAAGTAACCATTAATCTTTCTCTCAAAAATAAGCAACATATCATGCTTGAAGTAAAAGACAACGGTAAGGGTTTCCCCGACGATTTATAG
- a CDS encoding Tic20 family protein: MTRLGSSDWKDKLFSTLVYLIPLYYVLEFGGFLFNQFPFLRLITIPLIPLIYLYSLIPFARFIIFIALFALVIRNSNLSHFLRYNAMQAILIDILLILVNLIVGILAGGIGGLFMETLYNMIFLGTLVACVYCMFQSVTGKYAELPGISEAAYSQVPF, translated from the coding sequence ATGACTCGCTTAGGCTCAAGTGACTGGAAAGATAAACTGTTTTCTACTTTGGTGTATTTGATACCCCTTTATTATGTTTTAGAATTTGGGGGTTTTTTGTTTAATCAATTTCCTTTTTTGCGATTAATCACCATTCCTTTAATTCCTCTAATTTATCTTTATAGTTTAATTCCCTTTGCTCGTTTTATTATTTTTATTGCTCTATTTGCTTTAGTTATCAGAAATTCTAACCTAAGCCATTTTTTGCGTTATAACGCTATGCAAGCGATTTTGATTGATATTTTATTAATTTTAGTTAATCTGATTGTGGGTATATTGGCAGGGGGTATTGGAGGATTATTCATGGAAACCCTTTACAATATGATTTTCTTGGGTACTTTGGTGGCTTGTGTATATTGTATGTTTCAGAGTGTTACAGGGAAATATGCAGAGTTACCCGGTATTTCGGAGGCGGCATATTCTCAAGTCCCTTTTTAG
- a CDS encoding DUF411 domain-containing protein gives MKTKPINSILKSIVPLGAVSAIALSLSLLTINPSAKSEPLNHTISVFRDPNCGCCQSWIKHLQKEGFTVRDFVSNNMGNIKQQYNVPEQLISCHTATVNGYTIEGHVPAEQIKKILQNKPNIAGLGVPGMPIGSPGMESGDYVQPYAVFSFTNTGKLQQFAQY, from the coding sequence GTGAAAACAAAACCAATTAATTCCATTTTAAAATCTATCGTTCCATTGGGGGCAGTAAGTGCGATCGCCCTTAGCCTTAGTTTATTAACAATCAACCCATCTGCCAAAAGTGAACCTCTAAATCATACCATCAGTGTTTTTCGAGATCCCAACTGTGGTTGTTGTCAAAGCTGGATAAAACACCTACAAAAAGAAGGCTTCACCGTCAGAGACTTTGTCAGCAATAACATGGGTAATATTAAACAACAGTACAACGTTCCAGAACAACTAATAAGTTGCCACACTGCCACTGTCAACGGTTATACCATAGAAGGTCATGTCCCCGCCGAACAAATCAAAAAAATCCTTCAAAATAAGCCCAATATAGCAGGTTTAGGAGTTCCCGGAATGCCCATCGGCTCTCCTGGTATGGAATCAGGAGATTATGTTCAACCCTACGCCGTATTTTCTTTCACCAATACAGGAAAATTACAACAATTTGCCCAATATTAA
- a CDS encoding 2Fe-2S iron-sulfur cluster-binding protein: protein MRNYKVTIHNRQENTTKTVIVPEDQYILRTAENQDADAPFSCRNGACTTCAVRVLEGDIYQPEAMGLSPDLQKQGYALLCVSYPRSDLVVETQDEDEVYELQFGRYFGRGKVRFGFPIEDD, encoded by the coding sequence ATGCGAAACTATAAGGTAACTATTCATAACCGCCAAGAAAATACCACTAAAACAGTCATAGTACCTGAAGATCAGTATATTTTAAGAACCGCTGAAAATCAAGATGCCGACGCTCCCTTTTCCTGTCGTAATGGTGCTTGTACCACTTGTGCTGTCAGGGTTTTAGAAGGCGATATATATCAACCCGAAGCCATGGGATTATCCCCTGATTTACAAAAACAAGGTTATGCCCTTTTATGCGTTAGTTATCCTCGCTCGGATTTAGTGGTTGAAACCCAAGACGAAGACGAGGTTTACGAGTTACAATTTGGACGTTATTTTGGTCGTGGTAAGGTGCGTTTCGGTTTCCCCATTGAGGATGATTAG
- a CDS encoding thermonuclease family protein, with amino-acid sequence MIRKLKGVFVIVVIGLIIAGCGQQMPVDNLILGQLRRVVSGQTLEVVINNQVYGVRLTGLDVPEDGREMAEKTMVQLLTNYGRNPINSPSIALETDLNSKDSFGRLSAYVWLNDLFINRMMIEEGRAIVNLTYTDGKYDDILINAQQYARIMGKGLWE; translated from the coding sequence ATGATTAGAAAACTCAAGGGCGTTTTTGTCATAGTGGTTATCGGTTTGATAATTGCTGGTTGTGGGCAACAGATGCCCGTTGATAATCTTATTTTGGGGCAATTACGGCGGGTTGTCAGTGGGCAAACTTTGGAGGTGGTTATCAATAATCAAGTCTATGGGGTGCGGTTAACGGGGTTGGATGTGCCTGAAGATGGACGAGAAATGGCAGAAAAAACCATGGTGCAACTACTTACAAATTATGGTCGAAACCCCATTAATTCTCCCTCTATTGCCTTAGAAACCGATCTTAATTCAAAAGATTCCTTTGGTCGTCTTTCTGCTTATGTATGGTTAAATGATCTATTTATTAACAGGATGATGATTGAGGAGGGAAGGGCGATCGTCAATTTGACCTATACTGATGGTAAGTATGATGATATATTAATTAATGCTCAACAGTACGCCAGAATTATGGGTAAGGGATTGTGGGAGTAA
- a CDS encoding multicopper oxidase family protein — MTINRRHLLYLLLSATTGIATIVNKKHKPTKNISWAQTKPQIYKSENGLLEVELTAQETPVNIGDKTVYLLTYNGQIPAPQLEAKAGDKVKITLTNKLNKSTNLHYHGLHISPQGKADNVFVEIQPNQTYNYEFTIPEDHQSITGWYHPHLHGNTAEQLSGGLAGLFVVRGKLEEISTIKSAKEEFIVLQDFALDNDGKLMDSRMMSLMTGREGDLITVNGKVNPQINCNKGEWLRLRILNASTSRFYNLSLENNPFFLIATDGGAINSPQQMNSVLLTPGQRVEIMIQGDSQLSSLKMINLPYNRGAMGMMGGGMMGRRNNNNSSETLATINFVESNNNIEPLSLPNQLNSINPLPSPTQTRSFTLNHGMANGMAFLINGKAYNHQRIDTTVNLDTVEEWELINTGIMDHPFHIHVNSFQVVSRDDIPEKLLAWRDTVLVKRGERVKIRIPFQNFVGKTVYHCHILDHEDLGMMGNLEIIS; from the coding sequence ATGACCATCAATCGTCGCCATCTTTTATACTTACTTCTATCAGCCACCACAGGAATAGCTACCATAGTAAACAAAAAACATAAGCCAACCAAAAATATATCATGGGCTCAAACAAAACCACAAATTTATAAAAGTGAAAATGGTTTATTAGAAGTAGAATTAACAGCCCAAGAAACCCCAGTAAATATTGGTGATAAAACAGTTTATTTACTCACCTACAATGGACAAATACCTGCCCCACAGCTAGAAGCAAAAGCAGGAGATAAAGTCAAAATCACATTGACCAATAAACTTAATAAATCCACCAACTTACATTATCACGGACTACATATTTCACCCCAAGGAAAAGCAGACAATGTTTTTGTCGAAATACAACCCAATCAAACCTATAACTATGAATTTACCATCCCAGAAGATCATCAAAGTATTACAGGTTGGTATCATCCCCATCTCCATGGTAATACCGCCGAACAATTATCAGGGGGGTTAGCAGGATTATTTGTAGTTAGAGGAAAACTAGAGGAAATTTCTACCATCAAATCAGCTAAGGAAGAATTTATCGTCTTACAAGATTTTGCATTAGACAATGATGGAAAATTAATGGATTCTCGAATGATGTCTTTAATGACTGGTAGAGAAGGAGACTTAATTACCGTTAACGGTAAAGTTAATCCCCAAATTAATTGTAATAAAGGAGAATGGTTGAGATTAAGAATCTTAAACGCTTCCACTTCCCGTTTTTACAACCTATCCCTTGAAAATAATCCCTTTTTCCTAATTGCCACCGACGGGGGGGCAATTAATTCTCCCCAACAGATGAATAGTGTTTTATTAACTCCAGGGCAAAGGGTAGAAATTATGATTCAAGGAGATAGTCAGCTATCATCCCTCAAAATGATTAATCTACCCTACAATCGTGGGGCAATGGGCATGATGGGGGGAGGAATGATGGGAAGAAGAAATAATAATAATTCCTCAGAAACTCTAGCTACCATTAATTTTGTAGAATCAAATAATAATATCGAACCCTTATCTCTACCAAATCAACTTAATTCGATTAACCCTTTACCCTCACCAACTCAAACAAGAAGTTTTACCCTTAATCATGGCATGGCTAATGGCATGGCATTTTTAATTAATGGCAAAGCCTATAATCATCAGAGGATTGATACTACAGTCAACCTTGATACCGTGGAAGAATGGGAATTGATTAACACTGGTATTATGGATCATCCTTTTCATATTCACGTTAATTCATTCCAAGTCGTTAGTCGTGATGATATTCCCGAAAAATTATTGGCCTGGCGTGACACGGTGTTAGTAAAACGAGGGGAAAGGGTTAAAATTAGAATTCCTTTCCAAAATTTTGTTGGTAAAACTGTTTATCATTGTCACATTTTAGATCATGAAGACTTGGGCATGATGGGTAACTTAGAAATTATCAGCTAA
- the sfsA gene encoding DNA/RNA nuclease SfsA: protein MNNSYLYQYPPLKSGILLKRYKRFLADIQLDSGEVITAHCANTGPMIGVCEAGKKVQVSHSDNPKRKLAHSWEMIELGEKEKVWVGINTALPNKIIKIALENNLIPELAGQYDTVKSEVKFGQDNKSRIDFVLTGKENQKPIYLEVKNTTLTHNNIALFPDTETTRGQKHLRELIALCDEAIPVMLYFINRSDCDLFAPARKFDPKYGELFDEAREKGVKILPCRFDISPEGVKYLGLAHISG from the coding sequence GTGAATAACTCCTACTTATATCAATATCCCCCTTTAAAATCAGGAATACTCCTAAAAAGATACAAAAGATTTTTAGCTGATATTCAACTAGACTCAGGGGAGGTTATTACCGCCCATTGTGCCAACACAGGCCCGATGATAGGGGTATGTGAAGCAGGAAAAAAAGTACAAGTATCCCACAGCGACAACCCCAAAAGGAAATTGGCTCACAGTTGGGAAATGATAGAATTAGGAGAAAAAGAAAAAGTTTGGGTAGGTATCAATACAGCCTTACCTAACAAAATCATCAAAATTGCCCTTGAAAATAATTTAATTCCCGAATTAGCAGGGCAGTATGACACCGTTAAAAGTGAGGTTAAATTTGGGCAAGATAATAAAAGCCGTATTGATTTTGTTTTGACGGGAAAAGAGAATCAAAAACCCATTTATCTGGAGGTTAAAAATACTACCCTTACCCATAATAATATTGCCCTATTCCCCGACACAGAAACCACTAGAGGGCAAAAACACCTAAGGGAATTAATTGCCTTGTGCGATGAAGCTATTCCCGTGATGCTTTATTTTATCAATCGTAGTGATTGTGATTTATTTGCCCCTGCTAGAAAATTTGATCCCAAATATGGGGAGTTGTTTGATGAAGCAAGGGAAAAGGGAGTAAAAATTTTACCCTGTCGTTTTGATATATCCCCAGAGGGAGTTAAATATCTAGGTTTAGCTCATATTTCAGGGTAA